The genomic stretch tactttaataaaggttgtttggaattggtaactttgatatactaaacTAGGGaacccgagatggtaacagtccttcatgctagggtagtccttggtaaggtaccttggtatgagggggtgttacaaagtggtatcagagccaggttttctggcacctaaaactaatgaacccaatgaacttagggagtctaaataaaatgaacccggggagagttgtttggagctaccgcaaagacttgggagacgtcccggagtcgcactaaggcccttacgatctcaagccggctACATGGAGGGAAACttttgtatgtttgagtcatgtgtgtttgatacctatagtttgaatcttgtgcatgatTCGAtggaatgatgaaagaagtggaatgtgatagtggTTGAAAGATGTATtgaggattgttgatgttaaactttgagcatggaatatgttggcatgttaagtgttggaacatgacAAAACATGAAAGGTGAATTACGAATTCGTATACAatagatcttgagcatgaaatatgttgagcatgttacctgtttaatatgtggctttcaaaagggtagtggtacatgtgtatatgattatgatgatgttaatgcttgattgttggtagtagcatatggTTACGGGCATGTGTCTATATACATGAATGTCGTGtctaattttcatgtgggtatgataagagttcacttgtgtactggtttctttgagttttgagttgttgttgttgctttatgcatgttcaaattgttttggtttaggaaatttgattggtatgaagatcgattatagaagggttgtcttaaaactgtcataagtcgagttctagaaatgatatggcTGTGATTCCAaattgaggtgatagcttgtcttcttacgattctaacgataggtcacacgcccaaaatgaccaagtaacgagtgagatatgactgttttacgaaaactggacgatgctgagaactgtgttgatactcgaccgagtaaagtaatactcgaccgagtaaggtctacccggccgagtattcccaatactcgaccgagtagtccttcTACGataattgagtttgcttctggagtcgaaaagtcgaccgagtaatatagttactcgaccgagtaccttgtactcgacctagtatgttatgtactcgaccgagtacctctttgggcggccactttgagtcggtggctgtgttcttacttttgttttgagccggtggctatgcttttacattgttttgagtcgtagggtatatacacatgtatgttttgagtcttaacgcattcttttatatgtgtgacggtcttgatatgtaagttaccggaagttatgacatggagaatgccggcttatgagggacatgtgttgggtaaggaagacatgtgttaatgtgatTCTGAAGGATAGTGgataaagaaaagggaagaatgatgagctaatcaggGTAAGGAGCATATTTTTTTttagatatgatgagtgatatagtcgtgtgttgagtagtataaaggtaagtgtatatgggtaagggtgatgtaagtgtaaagaaacgtgagaatgaaagatcgagataagggatacgaatagtggcatattgggaTGTATAAGGATTTATTGAGGGAGACggctaggatagagttgcttaaggatatatgtaatggaaggttgttgtaagaagatagggaagagaggtatatagtgaacttagaggaagttatgtcgcgatgtggatttgtagatagtggctaagtttgggaagttggaatattaAGGGGTGAGcttagtgtgtaattctttggacagttaacggtatgaagtgaattttggattctagagatgcgaaagggagatacaactaattgaagagtaactgttagtgcgtggacttgatggtgacaagtatGAGTGAGAAGCATGAAGAGAGGATAagtgataagaagaatgataaaatATTGTTATGAATTagtggaattagagttgtggagctatgggaaaataaacaaattactaaagaAATAGGTAGAAGGAGAAAGGAAATACGGgagaaagagggatggaagtaagttgagagaacatGGACCGAAGCTAatgagcatgaaggtaggaaattatggaaatgtacgatatctccactagagggtgtgagctaatggttatataggagagcaggacgacaggttagccgtgagtttcgaggtattaagggaataagaagcttgtagagtgtttgcacgatttgagattttggtggagaattaGGTAACGATATggtaaaggatagaattgggaatcaTGTTGAGATAGATTGtcttgatggattggatgttcgttatttgggatgataaccaaagagaggaaacagattgttatattaagaaatGATAGTAAGAGAGTGGTCACATGAAAGGTGGTGGTGTTGTAGTGTTGTCACTAgcggttgaggatgatgttactttagggaagttagttgttctaataaggttgattttgtggaggtgattagtatgtttggttgtaagggagtataagatgtggacatatgaggtgttcgctggaggttgggtactgatgttatggctacattcgccggaggggtgataattgtgtgtatgagaggatatgttatgaagggcacctgagttaagtccggatgagaggtattcattgtcaaagtggtaacttacgtgatcaggattggctagttagatttgtTTATGGGTCAGAtgtatgtgtaaatgtttgtgtgaggtcttgacctcacgagtaatggttggtgtgatagttataagtcGTAATGTGTTATTTTGTGTAATATGTTGCGATGTGATTTCGCAAagcagttttaagaaagtcttctggtcaatgaagttgtactgagtcagtgttatgagattgtaaaagtggTGATGGCTATTGATATGGTTGTTGCGCCTCGAGTGGCGATCTGCGCATGGTTATAATGACTGTTGTTTATTTACTTGATAGACTAACTTTcgaaagtatatatatataacaattatatagtttgttgtttgtttactgccgTTTCCTGACAGTGTCGGTTGGGGCGTATAGACCGTTGTTTTGAttcccgatgtttcttaccagtcgGCATGGGAGTGagaatagagtatgatatgaaagggAGTTGGGTGTGGTTTtgttgttgtcatgatatagtaatattctgttaatgggacacagttgtgagaggttgttggagtacttttgatcttgttttagatgaggtaTTGGTggacatagtcatggcaagagattgtggagcatgtgtggtattgaactggaacTACAGGTGGTTAGCACCTTTCTTGGGACAGcgagtacggagttttgggactttGTATCATGTTAAGTTAAGGGTGAGTTTAGTGATAATAAAAGAggtgaacttgagaagctaaagTAGgtatgtgtaacaattgtggattgtgagctaagatcgtggagatgagtgtataagtatatagaagtatgttgttttgcggtaatgtggaagagatggAGTGGTGGTTGTACTGAGgatttttatgatatatgttatgtgagtacagaataattggagaCACGAGAACTGTTAAAGAAAGAGAATCCTGgttataggaatggttgtaggtgttgaggttatagtagATTATCGTTGTCATGCGGTTGTAATGAGGATTATGatcgacaaagagagtttgatggttgtacatgttatagtaCAATTGGAAGTTTGAATGTTGGtatagaataaggatggattagtgcgatggtcgattttattacaggtaatggcagtgctcatAGTAGTATGATGTTTGGGAGTGTGAGTAATGGATTGTGTGAGAATGTTTATGTGCGTGAataacttcgaggacgaagttcgttttaaggatggtagaatgtaacattccgttttgatggttgatcttttGTGGATTGtattggtattgagttgctagtgagtgttatggaagtgagacaaggttggcaacattatattgtggttattcgatgGTATTATGGAGTTTATATAGAGAGGATATGTTAACTAATAAGTGTgcttggtggagttagtgttaggtgtccatgttttataggttgggttggaacttcggggacgaagttctttttaaggagggaagactgtaatactacggtttttcttaagttgtatactcgtccgagtagagcctactcggcagAGTagtgcctactcggccgagtagtgctagttgtgtagtctgttttggttctgccgaggaatactcggccgagtatgaagaatactcgaccgagtagaggatactcggccgagtatgcactttactcgaccgagtatccggtctggcgagtattgtTTTAGCgatttgatgcgggagtgtttagggttattttatattcaaagtcagtttctaaaacactattttcaaccctaatcattttacgattactcTAACCACTCTCTAATCACTCTCTAATTATCCcctaatctcgttgtgtgtgcaatcgtcgtgGTCCTTGCGTGTAATctctcattctactgttggtaagttttattcctcatgtcatttatgttcttttagggttttgcctttATTtataaattgggggaaatgggattGTGCGGTATGGTAATTGGAATTGTGTGATTATTGTATGTAGGTGACAGTATCATGAGgaattgctattgattgcttatgtgtgcttggattgcggaaAGGTAgtgtttccctactcggttactgttaattgatttaagactgtgcttgtgttgtaattgttgttacctgctgatcatcggagtatggctgttgtgttgtgacggttgtggtgttgtgacagctgtggtatgtgtgattgtggtggagtcacttgcaggagtggctttaCACCCTAGTTCGcactccgtggaacccgtcacgggaggggatgtgcacattaaggaacagggATTttcagtcgctcgttgatgagctggacttggtgggatcgactgcggtcacccactggcggcgtggattatctgttgcgatgggtaatctggcagggctacacacttcggtgtgtagtcggttactatgtgagatcgggagaccggagagtgtggatgatcagccggttacaatGTTTGTTtatcttacattgattgaatggtactgaccccgttgttgttgttttgtaaaacgtgcggtgatccattcggggatggtgagcagactgtgACAGGTAATATAGATgcttagctatgggacagttatggggagtcatcactcgagtctagcttccgccgtcgaGAGACTTAGCTTGCTTTCTTTGTAATTAATAGTTATTTTGCAGTtatgatttggtttggttttgaaaacatgtattcgctaactctttatactttaataaagattatttggaattggtaactctgatatactaacctcgaaaacccgagatggtaacagtccttcatgctagggtagtccttggtaaggtaccttggtatgagggggtgttacaatcactacttctcatatgggcggaaatcaccatatggttcaccacagatatTTAAAACCCAAATGTTAGCTTAATAATACAAATGCTCAATAAATGTAAATGATAAAGACTACATGCTCATGTGATAAATGTTAAGACGACCAACCATAAATCCAACAAGTGTATAAAATGCATGGCAGCCAATCTCCAAGTACTCACTTCCTCATAGTCAGTGGTCGGGACATGCCCATGACACCACATACCAACACTAGGTACTCGGAACACATCCGTGGTATCAGGCCCTAGagcgactcgagtcccctgccaaacatcgtgtctcaaccacacgagtccctccaaaactcaagtattaaatgtgcacatcccccttggagtgggaagctccaagggatgactcaagcgtaagacggtttcccaaccgccttccgtctccacaaccacaaccaagtatcatCCACCATCCTCCAATATCAATCAAATAACAACCAACCCAAGCAATTCCAACAAAGACAATCATGTAATTACACCAAACGCAATAAGTATCACAATGCTCAATTCTTCATTAATTCATCTCTTCTCATGTAATTGCTTCTTAACATGTTATAAAGCATTATAACCATCATGTGACAATTAACCATACTTGTTCTTGCATAATTATCAAGAATCCATATtatgtcataaaccctaattaccaagaacatgttataatgcaaccaCCATGAGACAAATGCAATTAATGACAATAAATGCATAATTTAACACCCATATTATTAGAgttaagtagggaaaaccctacctcaagcCTATCTTAACAAAGCCTCGAGCTAACCACTAaaaatgctcctcaatgaagcttcctgcacaaattaattactacattcattactATAATCCACTACAATAAACATACTAATTAAACTCTTGAATTACCCATCTTAATTTCCCATATCCTAATTAATTATGAGATAATCTACTAAGATAAATTAAGGTATACTAATATCAGATTTAAGGAAAATAAAGTGTAGATTGACTTACAAACAATGTAGatgaacaaacataaaaagatgGCAAGGATCCTTCACTTGTGGAGACTAGGTTTGAGAGGATAAGTTTGGTGAGTGTTTTAGAGAGATTTTAGGGAGTTTAGAGAGTGGTGAGATTAGGTTGAGGGTGAATTTAGGTGAGGAAATCTAAAAATATAAGTTTCGAAAGCGACACTCCACCAACCAATCTTCTCGCGTAAAATAGACTCGAccgagcactcggtcgagtggtcggtCCACTCGATTAAATGGAggctccactcagtcgagtgtaTGGTCACTCGGTTGAGTGTTTGTCCTCCACTATTACTCAATTTTCAACATTGGTTGGCTACAAGTCTCGCCCTCCCCACCAAATAAAGGGCAAAAATTGTGTGAGAAAATAATGACAccacaaaacaaaagaaaagggcAAAAAATGGTGGGAGAAAGTGAAAAAATACCAATAAAAAGAAACAAGGAGAATTCCAAGACTTGAAACTTGAAAGTGACAAACTTTGAGTGGAATTTTCTCCTTGGATCACCTTTGTGGAGTAAATTCTGTTGACCCCTTTTTCTCCATCTTTATTCTTTATAATAACTtccatttttcacaatttttCATCATCCTCATTTTGTGTTCTCCATTCTTTAGTTTCACATATTTTGTGTTCTCCATTCTTTATTAGCTTTTGGAATGAAAAATAATTGGTATGTCAACCAAAGTTCAAATTTTTATCATTAAATAATTTGTTCTTCCCTCATCTATACTTTGATAGCTTGCATTACATGCTGAAGATTGAAGCTTTTGAGTCAAATCCCACAATTTATAGTGTTTTTTGTTATCAATTTCTTGTATGTTGCGCATTTGAATTAATGTTTGATTGATTACCCTTTAGAAATGTTGTAGTAATTGGGCAAATAGCTATTTTACTGGTGCtcaatatatttctgttgatctTCAATAATTTTGGGGGaaaaacccaaatcatttctagGTTAGAATATACAGAAATTAGGGATTTTTTGTTGAATTTGGACTTGGGTGGTATCATTTGTGAATATAACTTGTGTTGTCCTTCGGCGAGTCATTTAGAACACCAGCGTCGAGGGGATTACTCACTGTTGTTGGACACGACCCCGTTtagactttaaaaaaaaaaatcttctcCAGTATTGGTTGATTAAGTTTTTCTCTTTTTTGTGTAATCTATATTAGAATTGAAGGTTTTGGAATTAGAAATCATCTACAAATTGTTATGGAACCACATATAGCATGTGGTTCAAGCTGGTTGGTAGATTTACCAGATGATATTCTTGCTATTATTGGAAGGTCTCTTTCACCAAGAGATATTTGCAATCTTAGCCTATGTTGTAGGAGTCTTAGTGTTCTTGGGGCATTTGATAAGATTTGGCTCACACAATGTGAAGCCCTTGGGATTGTGTCCTCTAGGGACCTTGTTGAATGGCGAAAGGCGGTTTTATCATACAAGGCCCTTTGTAGGTTTCTAACTAGTGTGAAGCCCTTAGTCGGAATTTGGGTTCATCAAAACCCGGAGCTAGGAAATGTGGTTTATGTTATGCCTGGTTTTGCTTCGGTAGTTGGATGCCGGATTATCCCGCAAGAATTAGGTCCTTTAGGGGTAGAGGATGGTCCTATTTTATGGGCACCTGTCTTTGAGGTACTAAGTGATGATAATGGTTCACCTGCATTTGTTTTACATGGACGGGATAAGGATCAAGACTGTATATATACTGGTAGTGTTAAGTCAGTTGAGAAAACTTGTAATGTGTTGTTGCTTGAAGTCGAGCCTAAGAAGGAGAAAAATAGGAATCACTTTGTTCATGAGGGAAACCTTGAATGCCATTCAGATGAGGAAATGGGTAGGAAGGTTTTGAAATCGGATAACCAAAGATCCAAGTCCCAGAGGGCTGTTGATCGAAGTTCGGTGATAGTGCCATTCAGTAAATTGTCATTTGGAGATAGGAGGAAATTGCTTGAAATTGTTACTAGTCGTGTGCGTATGCAAGTTCCTGACTCGACGTGTTCTTCACTTTTTCCTTGTTTGAGAGGTGATGAAGAGAAATTTAGGAAAGATGTAGCTGAGTTATCTGAGCGCCGAGCAATGCTGATTACAATGCACAAGCATGGTGAAGGCTACATTGATAGGACAGCTAGCCATGAACTGCCTTTTTCCCCAAACCAGATAGATTTGAGTGAAATAAAGAAGATTCTTGATCGTTCAAGTGGATTCCGCCATTCTATTAGTGGAGATGATACTCGAACACATTGTGCAAGAAGGAAAAGGCTTGGTGACTATGTCAAAGATAGCATTAAGCAAATGCTTAGGAAATCCAGTTCAATGAATGGTGGTCGGGGAACTATGAAGAACAGTTCATCAAGCGGGGAAAATAAACAAGCTCAACTTCATGATTTTTTGAGTTCAGGAGATACAATTGGACTAACATTACAGGCATCGACCATGAAATTATCTTCCTATCGAGCATGGCCGAATATGCATGATAGTCGGTTTGCTTTGTACAAGTTGCCTGTCCGAACACCAACCGTGGGCCAGGAATATGCGGGTTTGTGGGGAGGAACTTTCGGATGGCCTCCTGGGAAGCCGACTGAAGATAAGCCCGGAAAGGCGTTGTTCTTTCTTGTACTTTCATATTATGAAGAGTCACCAGGCCAAAGACTTCTTATAGCAACCAAAATATTAGAAGGAACCCATTATGTTCTCCATCCAAATGGTTCGGCTATGTTCATTGTGAATGTTGCTGAGCCTTCAACTGAGTCATTCCCTTGGAACTCAGGTGAAGATTCAACTGCTGTTGGTGTTAAGGAAGCGTTCTCTGGTGAAGGCATAGCCCATGGTTATGGGTTTAGGTATCCGGGCTCAAAGCCGGGGTCACTTTTTGTACTTGAAGACGGAGTTCTTGCTTTCTTGTGGAAAGAAACCAGGTCTGTCTTGACATTGAAGAGGCTTCACTTGGAAGAGCTTTTGAAGAAGGGTGAAAGAGTGCCTGCTCTACCCCCCATTGCTAACTTTTCGTATTTGACCAAGTCATGCTCAAATGTGTTTGTCGGCTTTGCAAATATGACGACTTCCTTATCTTCACCAAGGTAAACAGCCTCTTAATCTAACTCCTCTCtttttttcagatttattctCCGTTTCTTATCATCGTTAAAATTGCATCACTAGTCGGGAATTTTTTAAGGTGTGATACACTGATACTGTTACTGCCTAGAAAACGCTATATGGTTATGCTCGTGTGTTGGTTGAGGTTAAACAACAAATACGCAAATCTCATTCATAGTTGACTTATTGCCTCTTTTATTAGAGTAGGATTTATATGCTCTATAAATGATGGTTTGGAATAGTGACAAATTGGTTGGATAACGTTTTAGTTTTGAGACCTGTCATCGTAGTAAAACACACTCTCTAAGAAATgataataaataaaaaggagatatGTAGCTCCTAGATTAATGCTTtctgatttcaaaaaaaaaaaaaaaagattaatgcTTTCtgagagattttttttttttttctttaggtTGAATAAACTGCTTAGATTTGAGAACTCCCCCTTTCCCAAACACACACTCTAAGAAAGAGGAATCAAGCAAAAGAGATGTGCAGCTCCTAGATTTATGTTGACCAAGATTTTTTTGGCCAAATATTGACAATATCTTTGTGTTTTTATGATGCAAGTTCATCACCTGTCTTACGAAAACAGCTGCGTTGTAATTTTAAATAGGGGTAAGCCTGCGTAAATTTGATCCCCCTTACCACGCCAGTCACTATAAAGGCATTGAGGCATTTgggtattgttgttattgttatcaatGTCCTGAGAAAGTAGCTTTTGAGGGACTGCTTACAAACAAGCTGGTATATCATTAAAGGAAAAGTAAAAACTGAAAAGTATTTGCATTCCTCGATCGTTTAGCTATGTGATTATTCTTCAGCTGTCTGAAATGTGCTGTAAGTCAAGTAGTTGAATTCTGAGGTTTCCACAGCAAATGCCTTGCAAATTATAGTTTTCTAGGCTGAGGCATTATTAGGTGTCCGGTTAGCTAGCGAGATCCTGATTGTATGCGATTTTCTATGTTATCCAGACTCGCTGCAATTTCGGAATGGATGCTTGCTAGAATTCCGGGAACAAATATTTTGAGAAAAATAAATTAACATATCAATTTTAACTGTACAAGCTATTCAACTTATACTTCTATAAAAGCGTGATGTGTCAAAGGAGAATGTAGCGGGACAGGAAATGAGACAAAGACTGGGACAAAGGATCCCGCTCTTGGTATCATTCTCCATGTGCATTTTATGCATCCTATGTATCTATTCTACTCGTATTTTAAATCACCGCATTTTTA from Silene latifolia isolate original U9 population chromosome 2, ASM4854445v1, whole genome shotgun sequence encodes the following:
- the LOC141642877 gene encoding F-box protein At5g39450 yields the protein MEPHIACGSSWLVDLPDDILAIIGRSLSPRDICNLSLCCRSLSVLGAFDKIWLTQCEALGIVSSRDLVEWRKAVLSYKALCRFLTSVKPLVGIWVHQNPELGNVVYVMPGFASVVGCRIIPQELGPLGVEDGPILWAPVFEVLSDDNGSPAFVLHGRDKDQDCIYTGSVKSVEKTCNVLLLEVEPKKEKNRNHFVHEGNLECHSDEEMGRKVLKSDNQRSKSQRAVDRSSVIVPFSKLSFGDRRKLLEIVTSRVRMQVPDSTCSSLFPCLRGDEEKFRKDVAELSERRAMLITMHKHGEGYIDRTASHELPFSPNQIDLSEIKKILDRSSGFRHSISGDDTRTHCARRKRLGDYVKDSIKQMLRKSSSMNGGRGTMKNSSSSGENKQAQLHDFLSSGDTIGLTLQASTMKLSSYRAWPNMHDSRFALYKLPVRTPTVGQEYAGLWGGTFGWPPGKPTEDKPGKALFFLVLSYYEESPGQRLLIATKILEGTHYVLHPNGSAMFIVNVAEPSTESFPWNSGEDSTAVGVKEAFSGEGIAHGYGFRYPGSKPGSLFVLEDGVLAFLWKETRSVLTLKRLHLEELLKKGERVPALPPIANFSYLTKSCSNVFVGFANMTTSLSSPRRNHS